The Nocardia arthritidis genome has a window encoding:
- a CDS encoding 3-oxoacyl-ACP reductase, translating into MQRLQDRVAVVTGGGSGIGLATVRRFAAEGAKVVVADIDATSGGAAAAEVGGLYVKVDVTDEEQVRDMFRTAVDTYGGLDIAFNNAGISPPEDDSILTTGIDAWRRVQEVNLTSVYLCSKYAIEHMLERGKGSVINTASFVAVMGAATSQISYTASKGGVLAMSRELGVQFARNGIRVNALCPGPVNTPLLQELFAKDPERAARRLVHIPIGRFAEPEEIAAAVAFLASDDASFITASQFLVDGGIAGAYVTPI; encoded by the coding sequence TTGCAGCGCTTACAGGATCGGGTCGCCGTCGTCACCGGCGGCGGTTCCGGGATCGGACTGGCCACGGTGCGCCGGTTCGCGGCGGAGGGCGCCAAGGTGGTGGTCGCCGATATCGATGCGACATCGGGCGGCGCGGCGGCCGCCGAGGTCGGCGGGCTCTACGTGAAGGTGGATGTCACCGACGAGGAACAGGTCAGGGATATGTTCCGGACGGCGGTGGACACCTACGGCGGCCTCGACATCGCCTTCAACAATGCGGGAATCTCACCGCCGGAAGATGATTCGATCCTGACCACCGGCATCGACGCCTGGCGCCGGGTGCAGGAGGTGAACCTGACCTCGGTATATCTGTGCAGCAAGTACGCCATCGAGCACATGCTGGAACGCGGTAAGGGTTCGGTGATCAACACCGCGTCGTTCGTCGCCGTCATGGGCGCGGCCACCTCGCAGATCTCGTACACCGCCTCGAAGGGCGGCGTGCTCGCGATGAGCCGGGAACTCGGAGTTCAGTTCGCTCGCAACGGGATTCGGGTCAACGCGCTGTGCCCGGGCCCGGTGAACACGCCGCTGCTGCAGGAGCTTTTCGCCAAGGATCCCGAGCGGGCGGCCCGCCGTCTGGTGCACATCCCGATCGGCCGGTTCGCCGAGCCGGAGGAGATCGCCGCGGCGGTCGCCTTCCTCGCCAGCGACGACGCCTCCTTCATCACCGCATCGCAGTTCCTGGTGGACGGCGGTATCGCGGGCGCGTATGTGACGCCGATCTGA
- a CDS encoding aldehyde dehydrogenase family protein has product MTASQVINPATGEVVASIEATELAGTDAAIDRAQRAFASWREVAPGDRARLLRRFAEAVDTDLERLAELEVANAGHTVGNARWEAGNVRDVLHFAAGMPERLLGDQIPVAGGVDITFREPLGVVGVIVPWNFPMPIAGWGFAPALAAGNTVVLKPAELTPLTALRLGELALAAGLPEDVFQVLPGKGAVVGQRFVTHPAVRKVVFTGSTEVGKQIMAGCAEQVKRVTLELGGKSANIVFADADLERAAATAPYGVFDNAGQDCCARSRILVQRSVFDRFLELLEPAVHGVRVGDPADAATEMGPLISAAHRAKVAGYVEQANVAFQGTRPEGPGFWYPPTVVLPDGPDDRVVREEIFGPVVAVLPFDDEADAIRIANDTEYGLSGSIWTGDVGRALRVSRAVEAGNLSVNSHSSVRYWTPFGGFKQSGLGRELGPDAALAFTETKNVFIATN; this is encoded by the coding sequence GTGACGGCCAGTCAGGTGATCAATCCGGCGACCGGGGAGGTCGTCGCATCGATCGAGGCGACGGAGCTCGCCGGAACCGATGCCGCCATCGATCGCGCGCAGCGGGCATTCGCGAGCTGGCGCGAGGTCGCGCCCGGCGACCGGGCCCGGCTGCTGCGCCGCTTCGCCGAGGCCGTCGACACGGATCTGGAGAGACTGGCCGAACTCGAGGTCGCGAACGCGGGCCACACCGTCGGCAATGCCCGCTGGGAGGCCGGAAACGTCAGGGACGTACTGCATTTCGCGGCGGGTATGCCGGAACGCCTGCTCGGCGACCAGATTCCGGTCGCGGGCGGTGTCGATATCACCTTCCGCGAACCGCTCGGCGTCGTCGGCGTCATCGTGCCGTGGAACTTCCCGATGCCGATCGCGGGCTGGGGTTTCGCGCCCGCGCTCGCCGCGGGCAATACGGTGGTGCTCAAACCCGCCGAGCTGACGCCGCTCACCGCGCTACGGCTCGGCGAACTGGCCCTCGCGGCGGGCCTGCCCGAGGACGTCTTTCAGGTGCTGCCCGGTAAGGGTGCGGTGGTCGGGCAGCGTTTCGTCACCCATCCCGCGGTGCGCAAGGTGGTGTTCACCGGATCCACCGAGGTCGGCAAGCAGATCATGGCGGGCTGCGCCGAGCAGGTGAAGCGGGTGACGCTCGAATTGGGCGGCAAGAGCGCCAATATCGTCTTCGCCGACGCCGATCTGGAGCGCGCCGCCGCCACCGCGCCGTACGGCGTATTCGACAACGCCGGGCAGGACTGCTGTGCGCGGTCACGAATCCTGGTGCAGCGCAGCGTCTTCGATCGCTTCCTCGAACTGCTCGAGCCGGCCGTGCACGGCGTGCGGGTCGGCGATCCCGCCGACGCGGCCACCGAGATGGGCCCGCTGATCTCGGCCGCGCACCGGGCGAAGGTCGCCGGATATGTCGAGCAGGCCAACGTCGCGTTCCAGGGAACCCGGCCCGAGGGCCCCGGATTCTGGTATCCGCCAACGGTTGTGCTCCCCGATGGTCCGGACGACCGGGTGGTCCGGGAGGAGATCTTCGGACCCGTCGTCGCGGTGCTGCCGTTCGACGACGAGGCCGACGCCATCCGGATCGCCAACGATACGGAATACGGTCTGTCCGGCTCGATCTGGACCGGTGACGTCGGCCGCGCCCTCCGGGTTTCGCGTGCGGTGGAAGCCGGGAACCTGTCGGTGAATTCGCATTCCTCCGTGCGCTATTGGACGCCGTTCGGCGGATTCAAACAGTCCGGGCTCGGCCGCGAGCTCGGACCGGACGCGGCGCTGGCCTTCACCGAGACGAAGAACGTCTTCATCGCCACCAATTGA